In a single window of the Coffea eugenioides isolate CCC68of chromosome 3, Ceug_1.0, whole genome shotgun sequence genome:
- the LOC113767118 gene encoding serine/threonine-protein kinase-like protein ACR4, translating into MHIRGNVISLLYYFLGVVIFLAVFLDSWGKVLSLGSMSSIAISYGESGPVFCGLKADGSHLVTCYGSNYAIMYGTPPHFPFQGLTAGNGFVCGLLSDSNQPYCWGSSNFVQMGVPQPIVKGSEYLEISAGDHHLCGLRKPLMGNQRNTSLVDCWGYNMTRNYVFDGQIQSISAGSEFNCGLFSQNRSVFCWGDETSSRVISLIPKELRLQKIAAGGFHVCGILEGINSRAICWGRSLDFDKEISLQYSANLNVDLAPTDPMLSVVGGRFHACGIKSYDHGVVCWGYHVETSTPPPSGIKLFEIAAGDYFTCGILVETSLLPVCWGAGFPASLPVAVSPGLCKSRPCEPGFYAFNNVTAPCRSPGSRICFPCSGGCPAEMYLKAECSPTSDRLCEYNCSSCISADCFSNCSKAASGKKHGKFWSFQLPVIVAEIAFAVFLVSVVSLTSMLYVRYRLRNCRCPGKSFKSKRNSGTGSFHTENGKVRPDLDELKIRRAKMFTYEELEKATGGFKEESQVGKGSFSCVFKGVLKDGTVVAVKRAIMSSDMKKNSKEFHTELDLLSRLNHAHLLNLLGYCEEGGERLLVYEFMANGSLHQHLHGKNNALKEQLDWVRRVTIAVQAARGIEYLHGYACPPVIHRDIKSSNILIDEEHNARVADFGLSLLGPANSSSPLAELPAGTLGYLDPEYYRLHYLTTKSDVYSFGVLLLEILSGRKAIDMQYEEGNVVEWAVPLIKAGDIQAILDPILKQPSDLEALRRIANIASKSVRMRGKERPSMDKVTTALERALALLMGSPSNEQPILPTEVVLGSSRMHKKSSQRSSNRSASETDVADTEDQRFEFRAPSWITFPSVTSSQRRKSSVSDADVEGKNLESRNLGNGTNPGDGLRCLEEEIGPASPQEQLFLQHNF; encoded by the exons ATGCACATTAGAGGCAACGTGATTTCTCTTTTGTACTATTTCCTTGGG GTTGTAATATTCTTGGCTGTGTTTTTGGATTCATGGGGGAAAGTTTTGAGCTTGGGATCCATGTCTTCCATTGCCATTTCTTATGGGGAATCTGGCCCTGTTTTCTGTGGCCTAAAGGCAGATGGTTCACATCTCGTGACTTGCTATGGCTCTAACTATGCTATAATGTATGGAACTCCACCTCATTTTCCTTTCCAAGGACTAACAGCAGGAAATGGATTTGTTTGTGGGCTTCTAAGTGACTCTAACCAACCGTATTGTTGGGGAAGTAGTAATTTTGTTCAGATGGGAGTGCCTCAGCCGATTGTCAAGGGGTCTGAGTACTTGGAGATAAGTGCAGGAGATCATCATTTGTGTGGCTTGAGGAAACCCTTGATGGGAAATCAGAGAAACACTTCACTGGTTGATTGTTGGGGTTACAACATGACAAGGAATTATGTTTTTGATGGGCAGATCCAGTCAATCTCTGCTGGTTCAGAGTTTAACTGTGGATTGTTTTCTCAAAACAGGAGTGTTTTCTGCTGGGGTGATGAGACAAGTAGCAGGGTGATTAGTCTGATTCCGAAAGAATTGAGGTTGCAGAAGATTGCAGCCGGGGGTTTTCATGTGTGTGGGATCCTAGAGGGGATAAATTCTAGAGCTATTTGCTGGGGAAGAAGCTTAGACTTTGACAAAGAGATATCTCTCCAGTATTCTGCAAACCTAAATGTTGACTTGGCACCGACTGATCCAATGCTTTCTGTGGTTGGAGGAAGGTTTCATGCTTGCGGAATTAAAAGTTATGATCATGGGGTGGTTTGTTGGGGTTATCATGTTGAGACCAGCACTCCACCTCCTAGTGGTATCAAGCTTTTTGAGATTGCAGCTGGAGATTATTTCACTTGTGGGATTCTTGTGGAGACCTCTCTCTTACCTGTTTGCTGGGGTGCCGGTTTTCCAGCATCTCTGCCTGTAGCTGTCTCTCCTGGATTATGCAAATCTAGACCTTGTGAACCTGGTTTCTATGCATTTAATAATGTAACTGCACCTTGTAGGTCTCCAGGTTCTCGCATATGCTTCCCCTGCAGCGGCGGCTGCCCTGCTGAAATGTACCTAAAAGCGGAATGCTCTCCAACGTCTGACAGATTGTGTGAATACAACTGCTCAAGCTGCATTAGCGCTGACTGCTTCTCAAATTGTTCAAAGGCTGCTTCAGGAAAGAAACATGGGAAGTTTTGGTCCTTCCAGCTTCCAGTCATAGTTGCAGAGATTGCTTTTGCAGTCTTCTTGGTCAGTGTCGTCTCCCTCACTTCAATGTTATATGTTCGGTACAGGTTAAGGAACTGTAGGTGCCCAGGGAAAAGCTTCAAATCCAAGAGGAATAGTGGAACTGGTTCTTTTCACACTGAGAATGGTAAAGTTAGGCCTGACCTGGATGAACTTAAGATAAGAAGAGCAAAAATGTTTACTTATGAGGAACTTGAGAAAGCCACTGGGGGTTTCAAAGAAGAATCACAGGTTGGAAAGGGAAGCTTTTCGTGTGTCTTCAAAGGGGTCTTGAAGGATGGGACAGTTGTTGCAGTTAAGAGGGCTATTATGTCTTCTGACATGAAGAAGAATTCAAAAGAGTTCCATACTGAGTTAGACTTACTTTCTAGACTGAATCATGCTCATTTGCTCAATTTGCTCGGTTATTGTGAAGAAGGTGGAGAAAGGCTTCTGGTATATGAGTTCATGGCTAATGGATCACTACATCAACATCTCCATGGGAAGAACAATGCGTTGAAGGAGCAGTTGGATTGGGTAAGGAGAGTTACCATTGCTGTTCAAGCTGCTCGGGGGATTGAATACTTGCATGGTTATGCTTGCCCTCCTGTTATTCACCGCGACATAAAGTCCTCAAACATCCTTATAGACGAAGAACACAACGCCAGAGTTGCTGATTTTGGTCTGTCTTTGCTAGGACCTGCTAATAGTAGTTCACCATTGGCTGAGCTACCTGCAGGAACTCTTGGCTATCTTGATCCCGAGTACTATAGACTTCACTACCTCACTACCAAATCCGATGTTTATAGCTTTGGTGTTTTGCTGCTGGAGATTCTCAGTGGACGAAAAGCAATAGATATGCAATATGAAGAAGGGAATGTAGTTGAATGGGCAGTTCCTTTGATCAAGGCAGGAGATATACAAGCAATCTTAGATCCAATTCTGAAACAACCATCTGATCTTGAAGCTCTAAGGAGGATTGCAAATATAGCAAGCAAAAGTGTAAGAATGAGAGGCAAAGAAAGGCCATCAATGGACAAGGTGACTACTGCTCTGGAGCGCGCTCTTGCACTCCTCATGGGTAGTCCAAGCAATGAGCAGCCCATCTTGCCTACCGAGGTAGTCTTGGGAAGCAGCAGAATGCACAAGAAATCCTCTCAAAGATCTTCAAACCGTTCAGCGTCTGAAACAGATGTAGCAGACACAGAGGATCAAAGATTTGAATTCAGGGCCCCTTCATGGATAACTTTTCCTAGTGTAACATCTTCACAGAGGAGAAAGTCCTCGGTCTCTGATGCAGATGTTGAAGGGAAGAACTTGGAATCCAGAAATTTGGGAAATGGCACAAATCCTGGAGATGGGTTAAGATGTTTGGAAGAAGAGATTGGTCCAGCTTCTCCTCAAGAACAATTGTTCTTGCAGCACAATTTCTAA